In Quercus robur chromosome 11, dhQueRobu3.1, whole genome shotgun sequence, the following proteins share a genomic window:
- the LOC126705355 gene encoding uncharacterized protein LOC126705355 — protein MAWSATMIGALLGLGTQMYSNALRKLPYMRHPWEHVVGMGLGVVFVNQLVKWDAQLAEDLDKMLEKAKAANERRYFDEDDE, from the exons atggctTGGAGCGCAACAATGATCGGAGCTCTATTGGGGCTGGGGACCCAGATGTACTCCAACGCTCTCCGAAAACTCCCTTACATGCGCC ATCCATGGGAGCACGTGGTTGGCATGGGTCTCGGAGTTGTGTTCGTGAATCAGCTCGTGAAATGGGACGCTCAGCTCGCAGAAGACCTCGATAAGATGCTTGAAAAGGCCAAAGCCGCCAACGAGCGCCGTTACTTCG